CCTAATAACTGTTGTTCTTTCAGCATACGGACGCCATCGAGTTTCTGATCCATTCGTACCCCAAGTTTGTCACAGTGGGAAGTTTTCCATGCGATGCAACAGAGGACAGggtatgtttttaaaatgatgcTACATATTCACAGTCTGTTTTGTCACTTGCTAATCCCAATGACAAACCTGCTCTCACCctttttcctctaacatccaagccgTGTTTCTGCATAGGTGTTCTAAATAGCACAAGAGATAATCATatcagatcctgtgtgttggtaaattTAATGGTTGAATTGTTCCTCATGgatctctcttcctttttttccccccagattGCTTTGGCTGAGCTGCTTTTTGAGAGGGGGATTATCCACACCGCAGAGCCTCTGTAGCGGTTATACACGTTTCATAGTTGCATGACTGGATTCAAATTGCCTTTATACGAAGTGAGatgtaaaatgcaaaacatttctGGTTTCAGCCAGTCTTCATAAGCTGCTGGAATAGTCGGACAACACATTTATGAATTTGCTCTCTGTTCAGCAACAAATAAACCAGATttttttgaaataaatgaattgaGGTTATTTGTtatgcaaacaaaaaaagacaccaaATGATTCTTTTGACAAGAAAGGGACATGTTTATTATTGGTTGATACAACTCAAAAACAGAGGTAAAGGACTCTTCTTAAATAATCTGATTTGAGGGACACCCAGCAGTCATTCACACGACAGATGTTGAAGCTCGAACACGCATTCCAGGGCTGGTTGGTCTACTTCCAGGTCATCTCCTCGCCCGGCTTCAGTTCCCtacagagaagaaagaaggtTAGAAAGCTGCGAAACATGGCGCCGCCCAGACTTTCACCTCAATCAATTCAAGAAATGGATTCTTGCTTAAAAATCAAATCTTAAAAAACTTTTCCTATGGGAAGGTAGTCATATCCAACCTGGTAAGTGCTTGAGAATGAAGTTATGAATACTAAATCATgatcaaataaataacaaattcTATTCACAttttggattgaaagtgatttGACACAAATTCTGGCTCAAACACAGTGAGCGATGAGGCAGGCAAACAACATTAGAGGCTGTAATAAGCTGCTTAATACTACTTGGTGAAATGGGTATCGTTTAGTCAGTTTGGTAATGTTTGGTTGGGTTATATAAAAGTGGAATGATCTCATGcattgtaaaatacatttattgatAGCTCAGTGTTGCACCTGCAACTCTATGTACTCCCTAATTGGTGTATACCATAGGTAAGTTGATGTACAAAATCAAAGAACATGTCATATTTCTTTGAAATATCACCTGATCCCTGGTATTCACTGATGACATAAGTGGGGACCCACTTTGCTGTCATGTGTACTTAGACTTTCCTTTTATCCTCACCTGCTGTACAAAGCACTCTTGTTTCTGAAAGCTGTCAGCTTCTGGTCCTGTTGTTTGTCAAGGTACCATCCGATCACAAAGCCCATGGGCACCAGTATGTTCACCCAATGCTCACGCGCAAGTGCTACAAAGTTGACCATGGTTCCTATAGAGATGAGCAAAAGACATAATGCAATATTTATTTTGTAGCATAGATATTTTCTCAGATCTTTTCTCTTACATTAGcattcatgcaaacacacagaaaactcaCTACAAATttctccacagggatcattaaagtttaatctaaaAACATGTTGCTAGATTGGATGATGAGAATGCAGGAGTTTTTCTGCAGTGCAGATTTTGTCATCACAGCGCTTGATGCTAACCAGTGCAACTCCAGCAGACTGCTTAATTACTGACAACGGGATACAATCAGCAGCCTACACAAGGCCAGGGTGGGAAGGCTAAATCACTAAAGTTGCTGGAACTGTGCCTGCTAGGTTTTTCTACCAGCCACTTCAGTGAGTGGCCAAAAATAATTTAAAGCTTAAATTAAAGGTCCtattcttaaaaaaataaatataaaaaggtAGTTGGCTTGTAAGAATGGCTGGTCAATTTTGCCTTGTACCTGGTGTTGTAGTTAGTGGACAAAATGTTTCCTGAAAACTGAATATGATCTCTACCAAAAGGTACAAACAAACTGGATTTTCCTAAAATAATTTCTTGGTAATTTAACAgcaaactttttctttttttttttttgctttgagtGATTATTGAGAATGCACGACATAGCTGACACTTGATGAACTTTAAGAAATTAATCTGATTTATGTTTGCCacagtaggaaaaaaaaaatttgctgcTCCTGCAGAATGAGTTAAAATTGCTGACTTAAAGAATAATAAGAGGAATATCAATGATTTCAGGAcgtacagtatgtactgtactaGTATGTATTAGCAGTCACTACTGTCTCATATAGCCAGAGAGTATCTTATCCCACTCCATAATCTATGATGTCACACTGATGTACAGTAGGCTGCTGCTTATTAAAGAAAATGGATTAGTTTGGATGGTTCTCTAGGGTGAAGAGTATATATTTGGTTGGGAATTTATAgcaatacaaaatgaaaaacctTATTTATGTTCAATTCAGACAAACTGTATTGTGACAGTCAATTGAACAGGACTAGGCTATATCAGTATGAGGTCACACTTTACTTGcagtccaatgctgatactcatctta
This genomic stretch from Centroberyx gerrardi isolate f3 chromosome 18, fCenGer3.hap1.cur.20231027, whole genome shotgun sequence harbors:
- the ndufb1 gene encoding NADH dehydrogenase [ubiquinone] 1 beta subcomplex subunit 1; its protein translation is MVNFVALAREHWVNILVPMGFVIGWYLDKQQDQKLTAFRNKSALYSRELKPGEEMTWK